CCGAGGGCCGTCCCCGCGATAGCGATGGCGACGGTCACCTGCGAGGCGGCGAACAACTCAGCTTCTATCATGAATTCCCAGTACTGCATCACGTCGATGAACGGAAGGAATCCGAAGTACGTCGTCGGCGGGAAGTATTCGGTCAGCGCTTCGCCGAACTCCGGGAGCTGAGCGAACAGCTCCGCCAGCGAGAATTCGACGGTCGTGAGACTCCAAGAGAAGACGACAACAAAGGCGAAAACACCGAGCGTGCCCCAGAGACGACGGAGCGTCTTCCGGTACTTGATATCCTTGAGTTTCCGGTCGACCGCCGAGTCACCGGTCGCGGCAAAGCCGAAGTACTCGCGGAGGCCATCGATCGGTGAGGGCCCGGAACTCACGCCTCGACCTCCAGTTGATGTCGCTTTTCTTCCGTTTGATCGGTGTCCGTTTTTGCGAGCGCGACCGTCTCGACACTCCCGTATAGGTCGTCGACGAGCGCGGGCGTGAGTTCGTCCGGACCGACGTCGAATATGAGTTGTCCCTCCCGGAGTCCGAGGAACCGCTCTCCGAAGTGGGCGGCGATGTTGACCTGATGAAGGCTCACTAGCGCCGTGACTTCGTGGACGGCCGCGGCCTTCTTGAGGTAGCCCATGACGCTCTCGGCGCTCGAGGGGTCGAGACTGGCGACCGGTTCGTCGGCGAGCACCAGCGACGGGTCCTGCACCAATCCGCGGGCAATCCCGACGCGCTGTTGTTGTCCCCCACTCATCTGTGAGACGGTCTGGTGGGCCTCCTCGAGGAGACCGACCGTCTCGAGCGCCTCGAGTGCCCGTCGTTTCGTGTTCCTGTCTTGACGCTGGAGGAGGCTTTCGACCGTCGACGCGTCGGCGAGCGAGCCTGTCAACGCGTTCAGGTACGCCGAGATACCTTCGACGAGGTTGTGCTGTTGGAATATCATCCCGACCTCGGGCTGTGACCCGGCTATCGACGCCCCTTCGAGGCGTATCTCCCCGCTCGTCGGCTCCGTGAGGCCGTTGACACACCGCAACAGCGTCGATTTCCCGGCGCCGGACTCCCCGAGCAAGACGACGAATTCGTCTTCGATTTCGAACGATACGTCCTCGAGCGCGGTTACGTCACCGTACTCCTTGGTCAGATTCTCGACTGTCAGTGTACTCATTGTGATAAAATACCTGTAGGGTCTCGGCTATCCGAGCTCGATTCCGAGGTCGTTGAGCCGCTTGATGACAGGCTGGTAGTTGTCCATCGTGGTGTCGCTGAGCGTCGTGAAGGGCAAATCGGACTCATTGTAGTCATCGGGCATATACTCCCGAATCAACTCCTCGTCGGAGTCAAGCAGCTGCTGTTCGATCTTGCCCTTCATGTCCGACTCCCAGTCTTTGCGAGCGTAGATGGGTTGTTTCGGGATCGGGAACGACCACCAGAACGGCCGCAGCGTCGCGTCTGCATTGCCACGATTCCCGATGAACGAGTCCTCCTCTCGGACCTCCTGTGGGAGTTCCTGGTCTTCTGGGAGGTAGGCCATACCGTTGCCAGTCCAGGTACAGCAGGCGTCGGCGTCGTCGTTGATGACTTTCTGGACGGCGTCCGCGTGGTTCGACCAGACCCCATCGAAGTCGACCGGGTCACCGTCGGGGGCGTCGCCAACGTCGAGGCCGGCCTGCTTGAGAGCGTACACGGCGAATATCGACCCGCTCGTCGAGAGTCGGTCGGCGAATGCAACCCGTTTGCCTTCCAGATCCGTCCGCTCGTCGATCGACGAGTCCGGCTTTGTGAGCATCATCGAAAAATAAAACGCCGCCCCGCCCGAGACGGCCGTGCCGAACAGGTCCATCAGGTCCGGCGCGGAGATGAGCGTCACGTCGTCCATGCCGATTTCGGCCTGCCCGCTGTCCAGTGCGGGTCGGACTGCCGAGTAATCCTGCGGAACCTCGACTTCGAGGTCGAGACCGTCTATTTCGCCACGCAGCATCTCGGTGACGGGCTCGTATTGCGGACGGACATCCGAAGGGGTATCCGGTGTCAGCAACATCGTAACAGTTTCGTCGCCCCCGGCGGCACCACCGATACAGCCCGCCGTCAGCCCGAGCGCGCCGGCACCACTTCCAGCGATGAATTTCCGCCGCCCCATGCGGCCCACGATTCGTCCGTTGTTCGTTTCGGATGTACCCGCCGTGTCAGTGACCGTCTGGTCCGAGGTCATCAGGTGTGTCGAGCAATCAGGGTCAATTAACGGTTTACCCGGTAGAGTCCGGACGCGTATCACGCCCCAATAGGCGAACCCATCACTCAATATTCGAGAGACCAGTATATATCGGTCCAGTCGTTCGATCGCGACCGACTACTCCGACCAACACCTATCGGATAGACTGTAGAGTACCTAACGAAGGCTTATCCAGCGAGTTCCAGTGGTTACAGTCGAGTACATGACAGACCCATACGACCGGTCGGATCGATTCGAGTTACTCGCCGCCTGTGACGCGGAGCGGCTCGTAGCCCACGCCGACGCCGTCATCGACGGAGGCTCCGAGGTTCGCGTTCTGCAGTCACCGAGTCCACAGCTCGTCATGCAACAGGTGGTCGATCCGGTGGCCCGCCAGCCATTCAACCTGGGCGAGGTGCTGGTGACTGCGGCCGAGGTCGCACTCGACGAAAAAAAGGGGTTCGCGATGCGCCCGGGCAAGGCCGAGAAGCCGGCACTATCGGCGGCAGTCGTCGACGCCGCCGTCGAGGGCGAGCACCCGCTCGCCGAGGAAATGGTCGCGTCGCTGGAGGCGGCGGCGAGCGAGCGCGAAGGGACCCGCCGCCAGCGCTGGGGCGAGACACGCCAGACGACCGTCGAGTTCGAGGAGATGGAGGACCACACGTGAGAGCCCTCGATATGGATCCGGTACACGACACGCGTGCGTGCTTCCGGGCGCTCGTCGACGCGATGAGCCGCCCCGGAACCGTCGCCACCGCGCCGACCGAACCGGCGGACCACGCGGTGTTGTCCACGCTGGTCGACCACGAGGTGACGTGTTTCACACCCGACGAGACGATTCGGACAGCCCTCGAAAACGAGGGGCGGCTCACGGCCACCGAGGCCGAGCAAGCGAGCATCGTCCACGCGCCCACGCCCGGCGAGTGCCCCGTGAGTGATCTGACGCGGGGGAGCCTCAAAGAGCCCAGCGACGGGGCGACGGTCGTCTACTGCGTCGACAGGCTGGAGACGTCTCCCACTGAAAACGCGGGCACGACGCTCGTCGTCTCGGGGCCCGGCGTACCGGGCCGACGACGTCTCGCCGTTGACGGTTTCAGCGCGAACGACGCGCGGGAATTGGCCGATGTCCAATCCACCTATCCGCGCGGAGTCGATGCCGTCCTGACGACGGAGCGATCCATCGCCGCGATTCCGCGCTCGGTTGCGCTGGAGGTGGCCTAAATGGGGTATGTCGCCGTCGAGGCCGGCGAGGACGTCATCCGACGCGCCGAGGAACTGTTCGAGAAACAACGCGTCGCCGGCGAGAGCGAACAGGTGTCGGTCGAACAGGTCGACGAGCAGTTCTCGCGGCTCACCGCCCAGGCGATGAGCGAAGGCGGACTCTACGCCCCCCGGCTCGCAGCCATCGCGGTCAAGCAGGCTCAAGGCGACACTGCAGAGGCCGCCTTCCTGCTTCGAGCCTACCGCTCAACGCTGGAGCGGTGGGGGTCCACTACCCCGACCGAGACGGCAGACTCGTTTAGTACCCGGCGCGTCTCCCCGGCCTACAAGGACGTACCGGGCGGCCAGGTGCTTGGCGCGACAAAGGATTACACCCAGCGGTTGCTCGACTTCGAGTTAACCGATGACGACGGGATCGATCCGACCGACGACTGGGACGTCGAAGCGGAGGACCCCCCGCAACTCCGGAACGTCATGAACGTCCTACGCGAGCAGGGGCTCGTCCACGACCCGGCGGGTGACTCGGACGGGATTGAAAACGGAGGCGAGGACGGCGGTGAGAACGAATCACCCGACGAGACGGAGCCGTTCGACGCGACGCGGGACCCGGTGACCTATCCGGCCCCCCGGTCGGCCGTCCTTCAGGAACTCGCACGTGGCGAGACCGGCGCGGTGACCGCCCTGGGGTACAGCGAACTGCGCGGCTACGGCCAGGTCCACCCGACGCTCGGCGAGGTCCGCACGGGCGAACTCCCAGTGACGATCGAGCATCCCTACACCGGCGACGAGGTCGAAGTGACGAGCGCCGCGGTGACCGAAACGGAGTGTGTCGTCCCCATCTACGAGAAAGCCGACGATCCGCAGTTCTCATTCGGGTACGGGCTGGTGTTCGGTCGCAACGAGCGCAAGGCCATCGGGATGAGCATCCTCGATGCAGCCATCCAACTGGATGGCGAGGGGCCGGCACAGGACGCCGAGTTCGTCCTCGACGTCGTGGACGGCATCGACTCTTTCGGCTTCATCGAACACCTCAAGCTTCCCCACTACGTCACCTTCCAGAGTATTCTCGACCGCATCCGGTCGATACGCGAGCGAACGACCGCCGCAGCGGCCGACGAGGATCCGGTCTCACAGGAGGTGAACGCCGATGACTGACGAGCGGGCCGTCGGGTCGGTCTCCGACGCCGAGTCCGTCGAGGACATACTCGACGGTGTCCGAGACGAGGGGCTGGCCGGCTACAACTACGCGTATCTGGACGAACACACCAAACGCGAGGTGCGGCGTGGCGTCCTGAAGGCCATCGCGCTCCCCGGCCATCAGGTCCCGTTCGCGTCCCGGGAGATGCCGCTCGCACGGGGCTGGGGGACCGGCGGTATCCAGACCTCGCTGTCGCTGCTTGGCCCGGAGGACACGTTCAAAGTCATCGATCAAGGCAGCGACGAAAGCGTCAACGCGGCGAACATCCGACGGCTGGCGACCCGGACTGCGGACGTCGAGACGACGACCGACGCCACCGAGGCGTCGGTGATACAGACGCGACACCGCATTCCAGAGGAAGTGCTGGACGATGAGCAGATCCTCGTCCTTCAGGTACCCATCACCGACCCGCTTCGACGGGTCGACGGCAGCGACGACGCCAACCGACGGCGGCACGCCCACGGCAACTACTCGAAGATGTGGGTCGCTCTCTACGAGAACGTCGTCGAGTACGGCGAGATCAAACTCTCCTCGCGGTATCCAGTACTGGTCGACGACCGGTACCTGATGGACCCCTCGCCCATCCCGCGCTGGGACGTGTCGAAACTCGACGATGCCGACAACCTGTTTTTGTTCGCGGCCGGGCGGGAAGCGCGTATGTACGCGGTCCCGCCTCACACCGACGTCGAGCCACTGGCGTTCGAGGACCGGCAGTTTCAGGTCGAGCGGTTCCCCGAGCAAGCCTGTGAGTACTGCGGCAGCGAGGACACGTTCCTCACGGAGGTCGAAACCGATGACGGCAGCCGACGCTACGCCTGCAACGATACGGCGTTCTGTGAGAAACGACAGGCCGACTCCGAGTTGTCGAAAGCTCACCACCGCGAGGGGACGGACCACGCCTGGGGACCGCCGACTGATCCGGACGTGCCATACGAGACGGACGGGGACCGTGAGGAACGCCGCCCCACGGCCGACGCGAGTGGAGGGGAAGGGAAATGACGGTTCTCTCGGTCTCGAATATCGGCAAAATCTACGGCCAGCCCTGCGGCGACTGCGTCGAGCATACCGGCCCTGCGGTGGGCGACAACCAGTGTCCCGTCTGTGACAGCGTCGTCGCCTGTGCGGACGTGGACTTCGAGTTACACGACGGCGAAGTCTTGGGAATCGTCGGTGAGTCCGGCAGCGGCAAGTCCAGCCTGGCGGAGATGCTGGCGCTCGATTTGGACGCAACGGCTGGCGACGTCCGATACGACGCCTACGGCGGGAACCTGCTTTCGGCGGACTACCGGGCACGACATGAACTACGGAACGAACACATCGGGATGGTCCACCAGCACGTCCAAGACGGGCTGGAACTGTCTTTTTCAGGCGGTGGCAA
The genomic region above belongs to Natronomonas moolapensis 8.8.11 and contains:
- a CDS encoding phosphonate ABC transporter ATP-binding protein translates to MSTLTVENLTKEYGDVTALEDVSFEIEDEFVVLLGESGAGKSTLLRCVNGLTEPTSGEIRLEGASIAGSQPEVGMIFQQHNLVEGISAYLNALTGSLADASTVESLLQRQDRNTKRRALEALETVGLLEEAHQTVSQMSGGQQQRVGIARGLVQDPSLVLADEPVASLDPSSAESVMGYLKKAAAVHEVTALVSLHQVNIAAHFGERFLGLREGQLIFDVGPDELTPALVDDLYGSVETVALAKTDTDQTEEKRHQLEVEA
- a CDS encoding PhnD/SsuA/transferrin family substrate-binding protein, with protein sequence MTSDQTVTDTAGTSETNNGRIVGRMGRRKFIAGSGAGALGLTAGCIGGAAGGDETVTMLLTPDTPSDVRPQYEPVTEMLRGEIDGLDLEVEVPQDYSAVRPALDSGQAEIGMDDVTLISAPDLMDLFGTAVSGGAAFYFSMMLTKPDSSIDERTDLEGKRVAFADRLSTSGSIFAVYALKQAGLDVGDAPDGDPVDFDGVWSNHADAVQKVINDDADACCTWTGNGMAYLPEDQELPQEVREEDSFIGNRGNADATLRPFWWSFPIPKQPIYARKDWESDMKGKIEQQLLDSDEELIREYMPDDYNESDLPFTTLSDTTMDNYQPVIKRLNDLGIELG
- the phnG gene encoding phosphonate C-P lyase system protein PhnG, whose product is MTDPYDRSDRFELLAACDAERLVAHADAVIDGGSEVRVLQSPSPQLVMQQVVDPVARQPFNLGEVLVTAAEVALDEKKGFAMRPGKAEKPALSAAVVDAAVEGEHPLAEEMVASLEAAASEREGTRRQRWGETRQTTVEFEEMEDHT
- the phnH gene encoding phosphonate C-P lyase system protein PhnH; amino-acid sequence: MDPVHDTRACFRALVDAMSRPGTVATAPTEPADHAVLSTLVDHEVTCFTPDETIRTALENEGRLTATEAEQASIVHAPTPGECPVSDLTRGSLKEPSDGATVVYCVDRLETSPTENAGTTLVVSGPGVPGRRRLAVDGFSANDARELADVQSTYPRGVDAVLTTERSIAAIPRSVALEVA
- a CDS encoding carbon-phosphorus lyase complex subunit PhnI, with the translated sequence MGYVAVEAGEDVIRRAEELFEKQRVAGESEQVSVEQVDEQFSRLTAQAMSEGGLYAPRLAAIAVKQAQGDTAEAAFLLRAYRSTLERWGSTTPTETADSFSTRRVSPAYKDVPGGQVLGATKDYTQRLLDFELTDDDGIDPTDDWDVEAEDPPQLRNVMNVLREQGLVHDPAGDSDGIENGGEDGGENESPDETEPFDATRDPVTYPAPRSAVLQELARGETGAVTALGYSELRGYGQVHPTLGEVRTGELPVTIEHPYTGDEVEVTSAAVTETECVVPIYEKADDPQFSFGYGLVFGRNERKAIGMSILDAAIQLDGEGPAQDAEFVLDVVDGIDSFGFIEHLKLPHYVTFQSILDRIRSIRERTTAAAADEDPVSQEVNADD
- a CDS encoding alpha-D-ribose 1-methylphosphonate 5-phosphate C-P-lyase PhnJ, whose product is MTDERAVGSVSDAESVEDILDGVRDEGLAGYNYAYLDEHTKREVRRGVLKAIALPGHQVPFASREMPLARGWGTGGIQTSLSLLGPEDTFKVIDQGSDESVNAANIRRLATRTADVETTTDATEASVIQTRHRIPEEVLDDEQILVLQVPITDPLRRVDGSDDANRRRHAHGNYSKMWVALYENVVEYGEIKLSSRYPVLVDDRYLMDPSPIPRWDVSKLDDADNLFLFAAGREARMYAVPPHTDVEPLAFEDRQFQVERFPEQACEYCGSEDTFLTEVETDDGSRRYACNDTAFCEKRQADSELSKAHHREGTDHAWGPPTDPDVPYETDGDREERRPTADASGGEGK